GGCAACCTCATCACGAACCTGCCGGGAGCACTGCTGCCCGCGCGCTTCCGGGTGCACCTGGGGAGCACGGTCATCGAGGACGCGCCGCACGCGCACTACCAGGCGGTCACCTCAGGGAAACCCCTCGCCCTGGTGGGGAGCGCGGGCCTGCTGGAGATCTCGGTAAGAGACGGGAGCGCGGCAAAGGAGCTGGGGTTGGACCGGGGAGCGCGGGTGCGCATCGAGCCGTCGTGAAGCAAGCCCCCTGAGTGCGCACGGTGGACCGCCCCCTCTCCCCCCGGGAGAGGGACAGGGTGAGGGTGCCTGCTTCCCACCGTTCACCCCCGTGCCCAGGCTTCACCCCAGGGGACTACCCGCGATGAGCACGGAGCGGCCGAAACGAAAGGCACCGGGCTGGGCCAGAGCACGCATCTACACGGTGGGCCACTCCACGCGCTCGGCGGAGGAGTTGCTGGAACTGCTCCAGGCGCACGGCATCCAGACGCTGGTGGACATCCGCACGGTGCCGCGCTCGCGCACGAATCCGCAGTTCAACCAGGACACCCTGCCCCGGACGCTCGGGAAGGTGGACCTCCGGTACGTGCACCTGCCGAGGCTCGGAGGGCTGCGGCGCACGAGCAAGGACTCCCCCAACACGGCGTGGCGCAACACCAGCTTCCGCGGCTACGCGGACTACATGCAGACGGACGAGTTCACGCGGGGACTCGAGGAGCTGCGGGAGCTCACGGCGGACGGGCCGCTGGCGCTCATGTGTGCCGAGGCGGTGCGCTGGAGGTGCCACCGCACGCTGGTGGCGGACGCGCTGTACGCCCGGGGCGTGGAGGTGCGGCACATCACCAGCCGCACCCGCGCCGAGCCCCACAAGCTCACGCCCTTCGCGCAGCTGCACGGCCGGCAGGTGCTCTATCCGGGAGGCCAGGAGGAGGAGCGCCAACAGTCCTCCCCCAGCCCTTCACCGGTGTAGCGGGCCGGTTCAGGGCGTGGGTGTCACCTCGGCGCCGGTGTCGGCGTCGACCACTTCGATGGCGCTCATCGGGCACAGCTCGGCCGCCGCGAGCACGGCGTCGTCCGGCTCGACCTCGCTGTGCCGGGCTTGGGAGTAGCCGTCCACGAGCTGGAAGTAGAGGGGTGCCGTCATGACGCACATCCCACAACCGCCACATTTCTCCGTGACCCGCACCCGCCAGCGGCGAGGCTGAGAGGTTTCGCCGCTCACCACGTCACCTCGAGGCGTGCGGGGCAGCGGGCGATCAGCCCGGGCTTCCACGGCACCTGGTCGCCAGGGACCGCGAGCCGCAGGTCCGGGAACCTCCGGATCAGGCCCTCGAGCGCGAGGCTCAACTCGACCCTCGCCAGCGCCGCCCCGAGGCAGTGATGCGCCCCGTGGCCGAAACCGAGGTGTGGGTTGGGTCTGCGGGCGAGGTCGATCTTCTCGGGGCACGTGAAGACGCGCTCGTCACGATCCGCGGCCGCGCGCTGGAAGATGACCGTCTCGCCCTTGCGGATCAGTACGCCGCCCAGCTCGACGTCCTCCGTGGCTCGCCGCGGGAAGCTCCCGGTCGAGCGCAGCGGGATGTACCGCAGCAGCTCCTCGATCGCCGTCGGCAGCAGCGAGGGCTCGGCCACCAGCCGGGCGTAGAGCTCCCGTTGGGAGAGCAACAGGAAGCAGCTGTTCGAGATCATGCTGAGCGACGTCTCGTGGCCGGCCATGAGAATCCCGACACCGGTTCGAGCGGTCTCGAGGGGCGTCAGCCGCTCGGTGTCCATCGCCTCCAGCAAGGTGCTGACGAGGTCGTCCGTGGGGCGTGAGCGGCGCTGTTCCAGCAACTCCTGGAAGTACTCCTCCAGCGCCGTCCGGGTCCGGTTGACCTCGGCGGCGTCGTAGGCCGTGGTGGAGACAAGGACGTCGGAGTGCCGGCGGAACCGCTCCCGATCCGCGGAAGGGATGCCGAGCAGCTCGGAGATCATCACGACCGGCATCGGGACCGCCAGACTGGCGACCAGGTCCGCCGGTGGTCCTCGCGCGACGAGCTGGTCGAGTTGCTCGTCCACCACCTCACGGATGCGGTCGCGCAACTGCTCCACCCGCCGCATCGAGAAGGCCTTCACCACGACACGGCGGATCCGGGTGTGGTCCGGTGGATCCATCGTGAGCAGGTTTCCCGGCCGCAGCGGCAAGGGGGTGACCCGGGCGGTATCCGGCTGTGTGGCCTCCAGGGAGCTGAACCTCGGGTCGGCCAGGAACTGCTTGATCTCGGCGTAGCCGGTCAGCAGCCACGCATCCCCACCGAACGGCATCCTCACGCGGCTGACCGGCTCCTCCCGGCACAGTTCCGCGTACCGCGGGTGGAGGTCCAAGGCCCGGACGGGCCCGAACGGATAGTGCGGCGGTGTCCCGGGGAGCGCCTGAGCATTCCCACGACCGGAGTTCCTCGTGCTCATACGTGGAAGGAGCGGCGACCGCGTCCCGTGTGAGACGCCGGTGGCGATGGAACCCCCTCCGCTGCTCGCTGCATCGCCGGGTCTTCAGGCTGCGCGGGCGCTCGCTGGCTTCGCGCGTAGCCACCCAGCCAGGCGGCGCGGCTCCGCGGCTCACCTTCGGGGTGCGGACACCTCTCCTGGCCTGAGTGGCGACGTGAGCACCACGTGAGTCCCCGCATGTTCCTCGAGAACCTCATGAATCACCACTGGCCCTGCCTCGCCGTCCCATGGAACCTGCCTCGCTGGCCATGGAAAGGAGGCGGAACCAGACAACCTCGCGAGCGGCACATGCGTTGCTCCTAGCGCCAGCCGGGAAGCGATGGACGCAACCCAGGGACGCCTTCGGGCATCGAAAGCGAGGTCTCCGATGAAGCTTTGGAGAGCGGGCATGATGGCGGCGGTCATGATGGGCGCGGTGGGCATTGGTTGTGGCGGCGTGGAGCCAGAGCCCCCGCGAGCATCAGCCCCCAGCGCGACGGCGAAGTATCTCGAAGCCGCCGACGACTTCGAGGACAACGATCACAACCAGTGCGGAGTGAGGCGCTGTATCGACATCGAGCGCGACAAGAACATCACCCACGTCTTCCTGGACTTCGGCAACTGCCCGGTCAAGGACTTCCGCGTCACGGTGAGGACGGAGTCCCGAGGCGTGGAGGACGTCACGGACCGCCTCAAGTCGGTGGGCGGGCCGTGCCAGGAGCTCAACGCGGACTACCGCTTCGAGCTGCCGGGGCCCGACAAGATGGTTCGGGTGTGTGTGCAGTTCAAGGACTACATCACGAAGGTGCGCGTTGGCGTGAAGGCCGCGGACGAGTGCACGTATGAGTCGCGCACCATTGATGGCAATGCCTGCCGCAAGTGCCAGCAGCATCAGTGACGCCCTGAACTCTGACACAGGGAGACAGGGAGCCTGGCTCGCGGGAATGCGTCGCCCCCGTGCGGAAAGGGCGGGGGCGAACAGGCAGTCCGCCAGTGGCGATGTATGATGCCGGGCGGAGGCAGTCGATGATCCGATGCGCCGCGTTGGTCATGCTGCTGTGCGGCTGCGCAACCCCCGATGGAGGCCAGGAGATGAAAGGGCGCCCGATGCGCAAAGGCGATCCAGAGCCGGTCCATGAATTCGAACCGGGGCCGGCGATCACCGACACCCAGGCCCTGACGGCATGGCTCGAAGCGAATCGCGGGAAGCGTCTTCGCCTGCCCGTGGTGATCGAGCGCGGGGAGCCCGGCCATGGCTTCAAGCGCTCCCGCGTGGGCGACGTCGAGCTCCACGTGACGGACCTGGCACTCGGGGTGCCTCTGAGCGAGCGGATCGCGCAGAAGTGCGGGCGCGATGCGGCCCGTTGCGCGCTCTGGCTCGAGGGCCGCTACGGGGAGAAGCCGCCGTTCCCGAACGACCACCCCCAATACGAGGTCCTCAAGGTTGGCGACGTCGTGGACGAGACGGTGGAGCTGAAGGGCGAACGGGCGAAGTAGTGCCGGGCGCTACACACCCGGCTCGCAAGCTTCCGCACGGCTTCCTGGTGTATGGAAGGAGTTCTGGCAAACGGAACACCCGTCCCGCACGAGGAACAAGCAATGGCCCAGGAGAAACAGGAAACCGACACCATCCATGTGCGTGGCGCGCGGGTGAACAACCTCCAGAACATCTCGCTCGACCTGCCGAAGAAGAAGATCACCGTCTTCACCGGCGTGTCGGGCTCGGGCAAGTCGTCGCTGGTCTTCGACACCCTCGCCGCCGAATCGCAGCGGCTGCTCAACGAGACGCTGCCGACCTTCGTGCAGACCTTCCTGCCGCGGCAGCCCCCACCCGACGTCGATGCCCTCGAGAACCTCTCGGCGGCGATCATCGTCGACCAATCGCGGATTGGCGGCAACAGCCGCTCCACCGTGGGCACCGTCAGCGACACCGCGGCGCTGTTGCGGCTGTTGTTCTCGCGCCTCGGCAAGCCGGCCGTGCCTCGCCCGAGCGCGCTGTCGTTCAATGATCCCCTGGGCCTGTGCAAGGCCTGCGACGGCATCGGCGTCGTCTCGTCCCTCGACGTGAAGGGACTGCTCGACGAGAGCAAGAGCCTCGAGGAAGGGGCCTTGTTGTTCCCCGGGTTCGCCGTCGATTCCTGGTTCTACAACATCATCAGCGGCTCGGGGTTCTTCGACCTCAAGAAGAAGATCGCCGACTACTCCGCCGACGAGCGGCACAAGCTGCTGCACGAGCCGGAGTGCAAGATCAAGATCAAGGTGGGCAGCAAGATGATGGGCTCCACCTATGAAGGCTTGATCCCCAAGATTCGCCGCCTCTACCTGTCGAAGAATCTCGATGATCTGCAGGCCAACCTCCGGAACGCGCTCGAGCCCATCCTCACCCGCGAGCCCTGCGCCGAGTGTGGGGGCACCCGCCTGAACGCCGCAGCCCTCGCCTGCCGCGTCGATGACGGCGCTGGCCACGCCCTCAACATCGCCGAGGCCTCGGCGTTGGCGGTCGACGAGCTGCTGGGAGTGATCACGCGCGAGAAGAGCGGCTTCGACAACGCCGCCACCGCTCCGGTGCGACAAGCCCTCGTCCGGCGCCTGCAGTCCCTCGTCGACATTGGCCTCGGCTACCTCTCGCTCGATCGCGAGAGCAGCACGCTCTCGGGGGCGAGTCGCAGCGGGTGAAGATGGTGCGGGCACTCGGCTCGAGCCTCACGGATCTGACCTACATCTTCGACGAGCCGAGCATCGGTCTGCATCCCGCCGACCTGCACCGCCTCAACACCCTGCTCGTGCAGCTGCGCGACAAGGGAAACACGGTGCTCGTCGTCGAGCACAAGCCGTCGGTCATCGCCATCGCCGACCACATCGTCGACATCGGCCCCGGTGCCGGTGGGAACGGCGGCCGAGTCGTCTACGAAGGCGACGTGGAAGGACTGAAGCGCTCTTCGTCGGTGACGGGGCAGGCGCTGTCACAGAAGCCGGAGACGAAGACGCGGACGCGAACGCCCACCGGGTGGATCGAGCTCCACGATGTGACCCTGCACAACCTGAAGAACCTGAGTGTGCGCATTCCCCAGGGCGTCTTCGTCGTCGTCACCGGCGTCGCCGGCTCGGGCAAGAGCTCGCTCATCCGCCAGACACTTCCGCAGCGCGTCCAGGACGTCGTGGTCATCGACCAGAGCCTCGCCCGAGGCTCGAGCCGCTCGAACCTCGCGACGTGGACGGGGATCCTCGACGCCGTCCGCAAGCTGTTCGCGACGACAAACAAGGTCTCGGAGTCCCTGTTCTCGGCGAACTCCAAGGGCGCGTGCCCCGAGTGCCAGGGCCTGGGGGTCGTCTACACCGACCTCGCCCACCTCGACCCCGTCGCCGTTCCCTGTGAGGCCTGCGGCGGCCGCCGCTTCACCGACGCCGTCCTCAAGCACAAGGTGCGCGGCCGCTCCATCGGCGATGTCTTCGACTTCCCCGTCGAAGACGCCGCCGCGTTCTTCGTCGAGCCCGCCATCCACGGGCCGCTCCAATCCCTCGTCGATGTCGGCCTGGGCTACGTGCGCCTCGGCCAGCCCTTGAACACGCTGTCCGGCGGTGAGCGCCAGCGCATGAAGCTCGCGCGCAGCCTGCACGAGCCGGCGCCCCTGGCCATCCTCGACGAGCCGACGACCGGACTGCATTTGAAAGACATCGATCGTCTGGTGGCGATGATCGATCGTCTCGTCGACAAGGGCACGTCGGTCATCGTCATCGAGCACCACCCCCGGGTCATCCGCCGCGCCGACTGGATCATCGACATGGGACCCGGAGCCGGCCACGACGGCGGCCGCGTCGTCTTCGAGGGGACCCCCACCGACTTGCTGAAGCACCCGGCTTCGCTGACCGGGCAGTGGTTGTCCCGCGAAGGCTGACCCATGAGCCCTCCTCCCCTGCCCGAGACGCGGACAATCCTGGCGAACATCAACGACTGGTACAGCAAGCTGCCCGACCATCACGCCAGGCCGCTCACCGGCTCCACCCGGGACACCGACGCGCTCCTGTATGGCAGGGTGGAGTACGCCGACGAGACGCTGTTCCTCTATGGCTATACCGTGGGAGCACGCGAGCACTGCTTCTTCTACGACACGCCGTGGGACGAATCGGGCCGGAGCTTCGGCGAGGGCCACCGCTCCGAGTGGTACGACGGGCTCCTCATGCCCCGCCCCTTCCGGGTGCGCTACAGCGTGGAGCAGCCCGACCAGCACGAGCTCCTCGATCCGCTCCTGCGCGAGATGATGAAGCGGACGTTGCACCGGATGGGAACACGCCCCGCCGTCGCGAAACCGCTCACCGCGAGTGCCGAGGAGGTGCTCGCCCACATCGACCGCTGGGATGAGCGGCTCCGCTTCCTGCGCCGCCGCCGCTACATCACCACCGAGACCGTACAAGAATCCTCGGGCGGGTCCACCACCCTCGCCCGGTTCGGTGACGTCGTGGGGACGGGAGACGTCTCGTACGTGTCCTATTCCTTCGAGGCCTGCGGCACCCGCTTCGTGTTCGCGATCAAGCTCACGCACTCGTTCTCGCGGATGACGCCGAGCAGCCACTCGCCCCAGAGTTCACGAGCGGAGCGCCGCGCCCACCTGGCGGGAGTGCGGCGGCAGGAGCACGGCCTCCAGGAGCTCGCGGGAGCCCAGGGCGTGCGCGTGCGGTTCCACCCGGACGACCCCGGTCTGCACACCCTCGAGCTGCCACCCCTTCAACCCGGGGCGGAGCCCCTCACGCTCGACTCGTACACGACGCTGTACCAGTTGGAGCCCATCGTCTTTCCGCCCGCTCGTTAGTTGTCGAGAGCGCCCGCGAGGATCCACGAGCGGATCTGGGTGAGCTCTCCCGGGTGGAGGTCGAAATAGTCGGGATTGCCCAGGGGCATCCGGCGGCCGCACGAATCGCCACTGATGCGCGACACCAGCAGGGACTCGTCGGGGCGGCCAGGCGTGACCCGGGGGCCCGCGGCACACTGCCCCACCCCTGACGCCATCAGCGAGGCGTGGGACTTGCCCTCCTGCAGGTTCAGTCCCTCGGCACCATACTCGTTGTGGCAGTTCGAGCACTGCGCGCTCCAGATGGGCTCGATGTCCCGGGCATACAAAGGAACGCCCACCTCTACGTTCACGGAGCGGGTCTCCGAGCGGGCTCCATCGGACACGGTGACCTTCAGGGTATAGGAGGCGGGCCGGTCGAGCTCTCCCGAGCGCCACTCGGCGGAAGCCTGGTTCGGGCGGGTGAAGCTCCCCGCTCCGCTCGGTTCCGTCGTCCAGGAATAGGTGAGCGGGTCCCCATCCAGATCCCTCGCGGAGATGTAGAGGGGAAGGGACTTGCCCGCGACGAGCCCCTGGGTGTCCACGCCGATGGCCGCGTCCACGATGGGCGCCTGGTTGAGGGCGGGGACGTTCACCACGGTGACCGACACCGTGCCCTGGGTCGAGCCCCCCTTCCCGTCCGAGACCGCCACCTTCAGGACGAAGGTCGTGTCGCGGGAGACGAACGGCGCGGTCCACGAGGCGGTGGAGCTGCTCCCCTCGGCGAAGGTGCCCAGGGGCGAGAACGGGCTCTGGGTCCAGGAATAGGTGAGCGTGTCGCCATCGGGATCCGTGGCCGTCACCGAGAGGCTCGCGCTGGAGCCTTCATTGAGGCTCGTGTGCGTCGTGGCCACCGGGCCGAGCGTGGGGGCGCGGTTGGGCGGCAGGACGGTGAAGGAGATGGGGGCGGAGACGGTGTTGTTGCCCGCGGCGTCCTGGGCCTTCACGGTGAGCTGGTGAGTCCCCGGGGACGTGGTGGACGAGTCCCAGGTGCACGAGAAGGTCGAGCCGGAGTTCCGCGCGACGGCGTCCACGCACGCCGGCGAGCCAGAGACGAAGAACTCCACCCGGGCCACCGCGCCCGAGTTGTCCTCGGCGGTGGCCCGGAGCAGCCGCGAGCCCGAGACGCTCTCTCCCTCCGTCACGCCCTCCACCACCCGGACATTCACCGGAGCAACGGAGTCCGCATCCCCCCCGCATCCCATCATCCCCAAGACAAGACATCCCACGACGAGCCGAAGTGTTTTCATGGGACGACTATCGCATGCCCGGAAGGCCTGGCTCGGGCAGGTCTGGGTGCTCCGCGAGCCGGGCCTATGCGCGCTGCTGGGGCCGGCGGAGCAGCAGCACGCCGACCACCGTCACGAAGGCCAGGGCGGACAGCGCGAGTGACACGTGGATGTTGGTCACGCTCCCCAGGAGCCCCACGGTCACGCCGCTGAAGGCTCGCAGGCCCGAGGCGGACATGCTGAAGAGCCCCAGGACGCGGCCCCGGATGGTGTCCGGCGCATTCAACTGCACGAGCGCCTGGGTCATGCTGCTGAAGGAGAGCTCGAGGAACCCGGCCAGGAACAGCACGCAGATCGCCGCCGGATACCAGCTCATGAACGAGAACACGAGGAGCGAGCATCCCCACAGGAAGGCGAGCTTCAACGCGGAAGCGGGCGCCATCCGCAGCCAAGTTCCGCGCGTCTCGAGCAGGACACCCGCGAGCAGCGCACCCGCGGCATCCGCTCCCAGCAGGAGCGTATAGGTCAAGCCGGGGTCTCCATGGCCCAGATCATGGGCGAAGCCCGGCATCTGCGCGTGGTAGCTGTTGCCGATGAAGAAGGAGGCCGCCCCCGCCAGCAACACCATGACCGCGACCACGGGCATCCCGCGCACGTCGCGGATGGTCTGGACGATGTCGGCGAAGCCCCGGACGGCACGCTTGGGGCCCGCCGCCACTCCGCGAAAGTGCCGGCCATAGGGTGCGCTCACCAGCCAGAGCAGGAGGGGCAGATAGAACA
The sequence above is drawn from the Archangium gephyra genome and encodes:
- a CDS encoding DUF488 family protein, coding for MSTERPKRKAPGWARARIYTVGHSTRSAEELLELLQAHGIQTLVDIRTVPRSRTNPQFNQDTLPRTLGKVDLRYVHLPRLGGLRRTSKDSPNTAWRNTSFRGYADYMQTDEFTRGLEELRELTADGPLALMCAEAVRWRCHRTLVADALYARGVEVRHITSRTRAEPHKLTPFAQLHGRQVLYPGGQEEERQQSSPSPSPV
- a CDS encoding ferredoxin, with amino-acid sequence MEARADRPLPRTPRGDVVSGETSQPRRWRVRVTEKCGGCGMCVMTAPLYFQLVDGYSQARHSEVEPDDAVLAAAELCPMSAIEVVDADTGAEVTPTP
- a CDS encoding cytochrome P450 — protein: MPFGGDAWLLTGYAEIKQFLADPRFSSLEATQPDTARVTPLPLRPGNLLTMDPPDHTRIRRVVVKAFSMRRVEQLRDRIREVVDEQLDQLVARGPPADLVASLAVPMPVVMISELLGIPSADRERFRRHSDVLVSTTAYDAAEVNRTRTALEEYFQELLEQRRSRPTDDLVSTLLEAMDTERLTPLETARTGVGILMAGHETSLSMISNSCFLLLSQRELYARLVAEPSLLPTAIEELLRYIPLRSTGSFPRRATEDVELGGVLIRKGETVIFQRAAADRDERVFTCPEKIDLARRPNPHLGFGHGAHHCLGAALARVELSLALEGLIRRFPDLRLAVPGDQVPWKPGLIARCPARLEVTW
- a CDS encoding ATP-binding cassette domain-containing protein; translation: MVRALGSSLTDLTYIFDEPSIGLHPADLHRLNTLLVQLRDKGNTVLVVEHKPSVIAIADHIVDIGPGAGGNGGRVVYEGDVEGLKRSSSVTGQALSQKPETKTRTRTPTGWIELHDVTLHNLKNLSVRIPQGVFVVVTGVAGSGKSSLIRQTLPQRVQDVVVIDQSLARGSSRSNLATWTGILDAVRKLFATTNKVSESLFSANSKGACPECQGLGVVYTDLAHLDPVAVPCEACGGRRFTDAVLKHKVRGRSIGDVFDFPVEDAAAFFVEPAIHGPLQSLVDVGLGYVRLGQPLNTLSGGERQRMKLARSLHEPAPLAILDEPTTGLHLKDIDRLVAMIDRLVDKGTSVIVIEHHPRVIRRADWIIDMGPGAGHDGGRVVFEGTPTDLLKHPASLTGQWLSREG
- a CDS encoding Ig-like domain-containing protein, which translates into the protein MMGCGGDADSVAPVNVRVVEGVTEGESVSGSRLLRATAEDNSGAVARVEFFVSGSPACVDAVARNSGSTFSCTWDSSTTSPGTHQLTVKAQDAAGNNTVSAPISFTVLPPNRAPTLGPVATTHTSLNEGSSASLSVTATDPDGDTLTYSWTQSPFSPLGTFAEGSSSTASWTAPFVSRDTTFVLKVAVSDGKGGSTQGTVSVTVVNVPALNQAPIVDAAIGVDTQGLVAGKSLPLYISARDLDGDPLTYSWTTEPSGAGSFTRPNQASAEWRSGELDRPASYTLKVTVSDGARSETRSVNVEVGVPLYARDIEPIWSAQCSNCHNEYGAEGLNLQEGKSHASLMASGVGQCAAGPRVTPGRPDESLLVSRISGDSCGRRMPLGNPDYFDLHPGELTQIRSWILAGALDN
- a CDS encoding MFS transporter — its product is MASPPAEASALRVPGYRTFLITFMLAMMADNIEHVISYWVAFQKFHSAALGGFAVVSHWLPFLVFSVPVGALNDRFDSRRLIQAGMVLFITASVGWGYFFVTDSLQLWHAMVLLTIHGCAGVLWGTSSQMLLYDIVGPESLPSAVRLNATARYLGFLVGPGVGSIIMRMLGPTWGIFVNTVFYLPLLLWLVSAPYGRHFRGVAAGPKRAVRGFADIVQTIRDVRGMPVVAVMVLLAGAASFFIGNSYHAQMPGFAHDLGHGDPGLTYTLLLGADAAGALLAGVLLETRGTWLRMAPASALKLAFLWGCSLLVFSFMSWYPAAICVLFLAGFLELSFSSMTQALVQLNAPDTIRGRVLGLFSMSASGLRAFSGVTVGLLGSVTNIHVSLALSALAFVTVVGVLLLRRPQQRA